A region of the Lysobacter sp. K5869 genome:
CGGCACCAGCACGGCCACGCCGAGTTCGTTGGCGAGGAACTGCGCGGCGGCGTTGAAGGTCGGCTGCGCCTGCGCTTCCGGGCCGCCGTGGATCTGGATCAGCACCGGCAGCGGCTTGCCGGGCGCGGCGCCGGCGGGCTTGTAGTAGAACGCCGGAATCGTGCGCGGCTTGCCGTCGACTTGGTCGAAGGTCGGATAACGCACCAAGGCTGGGGCGACGAACTTCGACGAATCCAGGCCGCCGACTTCGCTGCGGGTCCAGCGCGCGAGTTTGCGCGCGTCGATGTCGATGACGTAGACGTCGCTGGGCGAGGTCGCCGAGTTGATCGACAGCGCGATGCGCTTGCCGTCGGGCGAGAACTCGACGCCGCCGATCGCGCCGGCCGGCAGCGCCGGCAGCGGAATCTCCTGATGGCCCGGCAGCGACAGCGCATGCAGCTTGCCGATGCCGTCCTCGTTGCTGACGAACAGCAAGCGGCGGCCGTCTTCCGACAGCGCGAGCTGATCCACGTCCCACGGAATCTTGTCGCTGAGCACCTCGAACTTGCCGGTCGCCGGCTCGTGCCGGCGCAGGGTGCGGAACTCCTGCGGCTTGCCGCCGACGATCTCGTCGGAGACGAAATACACCGCGCGGCCGTCGCGCGAGAAACGGAAGTTGGTGATCGCCGCCTTGCCGCCGTCGACCGGGAACAAGCTCAGTTTGCCGCTGGTCAGGTCGACCAAACCCGGATACGACTCGCCCGCTGACACGTACTTGATCACCAGCAATTGCTTGCCGTCGGGCGAGAAATCCTGCGCGGTCCATTGGCCGCCCTCGGTCACCACCGCGCGCGCTTGTCCGTTGGGGAAATCGCTCACCCACACGTCGGTGTCCTTGCCGTTGCGGCGGGTGCTGCTGTACGCGAGCTGCTTGCCGTCGTGCGAGAACAGCGGCGCCTGATTGCGCGACTTGCCGTCGGTGAGCAAGCGGGTCTGGCGAGTGCTCAGATCGAACCAGTGCAATTGCCAGAACTCGTTGCCGCCGATGTCCTTGCCGAACACGAAGCCGTTGGCCGCGCCGGGCGCGACGGTCAGCGCATTGACCGGTTCGGGATAGAAGGTGAGCTGCTCGCGCATGCCCAGCGGCGCGCATACGCGATGGGCCTGGGTGGTTTCGGCGAAGCGGGTGGAGATCAGCAGGCAGCCGTCCTGGGTCCAGCCGGCGAAACCGGCGCCGCGGGTGTTCTGGTAGCGGTTGAGGCGTTCCAGCAACTCGGCCGGCACCGGCGGCACGTTCTCGCTGGTGCGGTTGCCCTGATGCAGGCGTTCGACCGGCGCGGCGGTTTGCGCGTGCGCGGCGCCGGCGCAGGCCAGCGCGGCGGCCAGGGCCGTGTGGGTGAGGATCAGGTGGCGCAGGCTCATCGGCGGTCTCCCCGGAGCGGCCGCGCGCGGCGCGCGGGCCAAGACGCGCCGCAACGGCGGCGCGGACGGCTGCGGCCGCGTCGCGGACCGCTGCCGGCGCGACGCGGCGAAGGCGCAGGAAGCCCGAGCTTAGCGCGCCCGCGCCGCCGCGATCCCTCCCGAAAGTCACGGCTGGCGCCGGCCGCCGTTGCGCCTAGAGTGCGTTGGTTGGAAACGTGCGCGGCGAAGGCCGCGCACGGGCGCGCGCACTGGGGCCGCGCCGCATTCGTGCCGATTCCGGGAGTCTTCGCAATGTTGGATCGCAGAAATTTTCTGATTCAAGGCGCGCTCGCCGGCGCCGGCGCGCTCGCCGCAGGATGGGGCGGGCCGCTGCGCGCGGCCGCGCCGTCGCAGCGCTGGGCGCCGTACGACGAGGCGATGGTGATCGATGGTTGCGGCTTCGTCGGCAACAACGAGCCCGGCGCGGGTCCGACCTTGCGGCCGGGGGCGATCGAGGACGTGCGCGCCAGCGGCTTGCGCGTGCTGCACACCACGGTCGGGCCGGTGGCGCAGTACGAGAACGCGTTCGAGGCCACGGTGCGCGACATCGGCAACTGGGAGCACGAGATCGCCGCGCATCCCGACGTGTTCCTGGCGGTGCGCCGCGGCGCCGACCTGGAGCGCGCTCGGCGCGAGAAGAAGGCCGGCGTGGTCTACCAGTTCCAGGACAGCGCGCCGATCGGCGAATCGCTCGAACGCATCGACGATTACTACCATCTCGGCCTGCGCACGGTGCAGTTGACCTACAACGTGCGCAACCTCGCCGGCGACGGCTGCATGGAACCCGGCGATGCGGGCTTGAGCAAGTTCGGCCACAGTCTGGTCGAACGGCTCAACGAGCGCCGCATCCTGGTCGATCTGGCCCACAGCGGCCGCCGCACCGCGCTGGAGGCGATCAAGGCCTCGAAATCGCCGGTATTGATCAGCCACACCGGCTGCGCGGCGTTGGTCGAGCGCCCGCGCAACAAGACCGACGCTGAGTTGCGCGCGGCCGCGGACAGCGGCGGCGTGGTCGGCATCTATCTCATGCCGTTCCTGCGCGAGAGCGGCCAGCCGATGGCGATGGACGTGATCGCGCACATCGAGCACGCGCTGAAGATCTGCGGCGAGGATCATGTCGGCATCGGCACCGACAACTTCGTCTCGCCGGTGGCGCTGACCGAGAAATACAAGCGCGACCACGCCGAATCGATCCGCGAACGCCGCCGCCAAGGCATTTCCGCGCCCGGCGAAAGCGAGACCGTCTACCTCTACATCCCCGACCTCAACACCCCGCGCCGGTTCGAGACGCTGGCGGCGATGCTGTCGGCGCGCGGGCACAGCGACGCGCGGATCGGCAAGATCCTCGGTGGGAATTTCGCGCGGACGATGGCGGACGTGTGGGGATGAAGACGAAGCCGGACGGTCGGTGGTAGCGGCCGAAGCCGCTGTAGGAGCTGCGCAAGCTGCGACCGCGGGGTGGCCGCTCGCGTCGTAAGCGAGGTGCCGCGGTCGCGGCTCGCGCCGCTTCTACAGCCAGATCGCATACCAGCCGAAGCCGCTGTAGGAGCTGCGCAAGCTGCGACCGCGGGGTAGCCGTTCGCGCCGTAAGCGAGATGTCGCGGTCGCGGCTCACGCCGCTCCTACAAGCCAGATCGCATACCAGCCGAAGCCGCTGTAGGAGCTGCGCAAGCTGCGACCGCGGGGTAGCCGGTCGCGTCGTAAGCGCGGTGTCGCGGTCGCGGCTCGCGCCGCTCCTACAGCCAGATCGCATACCAGCCGAAGCCGCTGTAGGAGCTGCGTAAGCTGCGACCGCGAAGTAGCCGTTCGCGCCGTAAGCGAGATGTCGCGATCGCGGTTCGTGCCGCCCCCGCACCACCAGCAGCCAAGCCCAACCGCGACTCAAGTCGCCCGCTGCAACCCCGCCCGCATCTGCAACAACGCCAGCAACTCGCGCTTCTCCGCATCGCCGAGCCCGCCTTCGCGCTGCAAGGCCTGCAGCTCGTCCAGCCGCTGCACCACGGTCTGCTTCTCCAACTGCCCGACAGCATCGAGAAACTCGCGCTGCAAATGTTCCTCGTTGCCCGGCAAGCTCTGGCTCGCCAGTTTCTGCAGCGCGCCGATCTGGGTGTGTTCGGCGAAATGCTCCAGCAGCGCGCCGGTGCTGATCTCCGGCCGTTGCTGCACGACATCGACGATCTCCACCAGCAGATCGATGCCCGGTTGGTTCAAACGCGCGAATCCGTACGGCGGCTGCAGCGCCGCGGCCAGCGAGGGCTTCTGCAACAGCAGCGCGATCGCGCTGCGCACCAGCGAACGCTTCGGCGTCGCCGCCGGACGCTGCGCGGCGCTGGCGCGTTGCGTCGGCACATGCGTTTGCGGCGAAGCCGTGCGCGCGCCGACGCCGGTGAGTTCGGTCAGGCGCTGCTTCATCAGATCGGAGAACGCGCCGTCGGGAATCTGCGCGAGCAGCGGCTTGGCGCGTTCGGCCAAGCGTCCCTTGCCTTCGAGCGTTTGCAGGTTGACGTCGGCGGCGAGGCTGTCGAACAGGAACTGCGACAGCGGCATCGCCTCCTGCAAGCGGCGGTCGAAGCCGTCGGCGCCTTCCTGCCGGACCAGCGTGTCCGGGTCCTCGCCTTCGGGCAGGAACAGGAAGAACGCCTGGCGCCCGTCCTTCATCCGCGGCAACACCGATTCCACCGCCTTCCACGCCGCGCCGCGGCCGGCGCGGTCGCCGTCGAAGCAGAAGTAGACGTCGGCGGCGTTGCGGAACAGCAGTTCGGCGTGATCGGGCGTGGTCGCGGTGCCGAGCGTGGCGACCGCGGTGTCGACGCCGTGCTGGAACAGCGCGATCACATCCATGTAGCCCTCGACCACGATCAGTCGCGGGATCTTGTTGTGGGTCTGCCGCACCTGCCACAGCCCGTACAACTCGCGGCCCTTGTGGAACAGCGGGGTTTCCGGCGAGTTGAGGTACTTCGGCCCGTCTTCCTTGTCGAGCACGCGCCCGCCGAACGCGATCACGCGGCCGCGGCGGTCGTGGATCGGGAACATCACCCGGTCGCGGAACTTGTCGTAGACGCGGCCGGTGTCGTTCTTCGACAGCAGGCCGGCGCGGTCGAGCAGTTTCATCCGCCGGTCGTCGGTGCCCAGCGCGTCGCGCAGGCCGTTGAAGCCGTCGGGCGCGTAGCCGATGCCGAAGCGGTCGCGGATGTCGATGCTGACGCCGCGATTGTCCAGATAACCCTGCGCCTTGCCGCTGGTCGAATACTGGCGCAGGAAGAAGCGCTGCGCGGCTTCCAGCGCGTGGATCAGATCCTGGGTGTCGGAATTCTCGTTGCGCGCGCGGGTGTCGCGCGGGACTTCCACGCCGACGCGCTTGGCCAACTCGTCGACCGCGTCGAGGAACTCGAGGCGGTCGTAGTTCATCAGGAAGCTGATCGCGGTGCCGTGCGCGCCGCAGCCGAAGCAGTGATAGAACTGCTTGGTCGGCGAGACCCAGAACGAGGGCGAACGCTCGTCGTGGAACGGGCAGCGCGCCGAGTATTCCTTGCCCTGACGCTTCAACGGCACGCGCGCGCCGATCACCTCGACGATGTCGGTGCGGGCGAGAAGGTCGTCGATGAAGCCGTCGGGGATGCGGGCCATGCCGGGGCCGCCCGGGCGGGCGGCGAGTCTGAGTGGGGAGCGGCGACTAGGATGCCACGGGCGGGGCGCATCGGCCGCGACCGCGGCGGGCGGTTGGGGCGCGGCGGCGGCTCAGGCCGCGTCCAGCCCCGCCGCCGCGCGTTCCTCGGCGAGCCGGCGGCGCACCCGCGCGTGCTCGTCGAGCATCGCGGTGATCAGCGCGCCGACCAGGAACACCACGGCGCAGTAGTACATCCACACCAGCATGACCACCAGCCCGCCGGCCGGCCCGTACGCGGTGCCGAGGCTGGCCTGCCCCAGGTACAGGCCGATCGCGCTGCGCCCGAGCATGAACATGCCCGCGGTCAGCGCGCCGCCGAACAGCGCGCGCCGGCGCGTCACCGGCCGGTCCGGCAACCAGCGGTACATGGCCGCGAACACCGCCGCGTACAGCACGAACGAGAACCCCGCGGCGAACACCGGCAGCAGGTCGGGCACGTAGGCGATCAGCAGCTGCAGCGCGGCCTGCGCGGCCATCGACACCACCAGCAGGAAGCCGACGCTGATGACCATCCCGAACGACAGCAGGCGCTTGCGCAGCCACGCCGCCAGCCCGCCCAGCCGCTTGGCGTCGCTGCGGAACACCCGGTTGAGCGCGGCCTGCAACTGGCCGAACACCGCCGAGGCGCCGACCAGCAGCGCCAGCGTGCCCAGCAGCGCCGCCATCGAGCCGGTGCCCGGACGATGCTGGGCGTTGGCGACGATCAGCCGCGCGGTGTTCTCGACCTCGCTGCCGGCCAGCAGGCCCATCTGGCGGAAGAACTCCTCCTGCGCCGAGGGGTATAGCGCGGTGCTCAGCCACAGCACCATCAACACCAGCGGTGCCAGCGACAGCAGGGTGTAGAACGACAGCGCCGCGGCCAGGGCGAGGATGTCGTAATCGACGAAGCGCTGGACGAACTTGCCCGGCCAGCTCTGTTCGAGCCGCGTTTGCAGGCTGTGGATGCGCTGCATCGCGTCGTGGGCGAGTTCGGCGGCGGCGGAGCGGTCGGGGTCGCCGCCGGGGTTCGGCTCGGCGGTGACCGAAGCCGGCGCGGCCGCGCTGGCGGTGCCCGCCGGATTGCGTGCGGCTGCATCGGCCGCGCGTTCGCCATCGCGATCCGGAGCGGCGGACTGAGAGCCCGGCACGGCGGCCGGCAAGGGTTTCGCGCCGGACTGCACGACGGAACCCGAAGCGGCGGAGGCGGGCAGGGCGTCGTCGGGGCGCTGGGAATCGTTCGAAGGCATGCGGCGGGCGGTGCGGCGCTGGTCGGCGTCGCGTTCAGTATCCGACAAGCCGGTTAGCGGTGTGTTGGCGCGGCGTTAGGCGGCGGCGTCGCGGTTGCGTTGTCGCGGTCGCGGCTCGCGCCGCTCCTACAAGGGGCTCCGGCCGGCTTCGTTTGCGACGGTAGGAGCGGCGCGAGCCGCGACCGCGACAACCGGTCCACCTCGTCAGCCGAGGCCTGTTCGCTCCCTAGAACGCAAAAAGCCGATGCGGCGCGAAGGCCGCATCGGCTTTGTCTTGCATCGCTCAGGACATGACTCGCGCCATGCCCTCGCAGTGCCGCCGCTCAGGCGATGACGGTCTCAGCCCGCCAACCGCTTCTTCGCCAGCGCCGACACCTGACCCATATCGGCCTTGCCGCCGAGCTTGGCCTTGAGCGGGCCCATCAGCTTGCCCAGGTCGGCCGCGCCGGTCGCGCCGACTTCGGCGATGGTGGCTTCGAGCACGGCCAGGATTTCGGCTTCGCCCATCTTCGCGGGCAGATAGCGGTCGATCACCACCATTTCGTCGCGTTCGATCTGGGCCAGATCCTCGCGCTTGGCGGCTTCGTACTGGGTGATCGAGTCGCGGCGCTGCTTGACCATCTTGTCGAGCACGGCGATCACCGCGGTGTCGTCGAGTTCGATGCGCTCGTCGACTTCCTTCTGCTTGATCGCGGCGTTGATCAGGCGGATCACGCCGAGGGAATGCTTGTCGCCGCTCTTCATCGCGGCCTTCATGTCGTCGGTGAGGCGTTGCTTGAGGCTCATGGGACGAATCCGGGAGTGGAGAAAAGGGTGGAACGGCGCCGCGAGGCGCTCGCCCGGGCCGCGAGCGGTCGGGCTTTTTTTGTTGCGGTGCGCTGAGGCGGTGCGATGCGTTCGGAGCCGGCCGAACCGGACCCGCGCCGCAGTTTCAGGCCGGCGATCGGGCCGGGCGGGCGCCGGTTTTCGCCGATCCGCAAACGCAAAGAGCCGGCAGCGCCAAAGGCGCAGCCGGCTCGATGGTCGATCCTCGCAAGCGCCGGCCGCGAAGCCGGTGCAGCGCGGAAAGCGCGATCAGTACAGGCGCTGACGCTTGGTCACATCGCGCGAAGCGCGACGGGCCTGACGCTTCACCGCCGCGGCGGCCTTGCGCTTGCGTTCCTGCGTCGGCTTTTCGTAGAACTCGCGCTTGCGGGTCTCGGCCAGAACGCCGGCCTTCTCGCAGGTGCGCTTGAAGCGGCGCAGGGCAAACTCGAAAGGCTCGTTTTCGCGGACTTTGACGCTGGGCATACGTATTCTCG
Encoded here:
- a CDS encoding prolyl oligopeptidase family serine peptidase, producing the protein MSLRHLILTHTALAAALACAGAAHAQTAAPVERLHQGNRTSENVPPVPAELLERLNRYQNTRGAGFAGWTQDGCLLISTRFAETTQAHRVCAPLGMREQLTFYPEPVNALTVAPGAANGFVFGKDIGGNEFWQLHWFDLSTRQTRLLTDGKSRNQAPLFSHDGKQLAYSSTRRNGKDTDVWVSDFPNGQARAVVTEGGQWTAQDFSPDGKQLLVIKYVSAGESYPGLVDLTSGKLSLFPVDGGKAAITNFRFSRDGRAVYFVSDEIVGGKPQEFRTLRRHEPATGKFEVLSDKIPWDVDQLALSEDGRRLLFVSNEDGIGKLHALSLPGHQEIPLPALPAGAIGGVEFSPDGKRIALSINSATSPSDVYVIDIDARKLARWTRSEVGGLDSSKFVAPALVRYPTFDQVDGKPRTIPAFYYKPAGAAPGKPLPVLIQIHGGPEAQAQPTFNAAAQFLANELGVAVLVPNVRGSAGYGRTYLSLDNAEKREDSVKDIGALLDWVGKQPELDAKRVGVYGGSYGGYMVLSSLMHYSDRIRAGVDVVGISDFATFLNNTESYRRDLRRAEYGDERVPEMKAVFERISPLKNAGKIRSPLFVAQGKNDPRVPYTEAEQIVKAVRGNGQPVWFLMFDDEGHGFQKKANADYFGAAMMLFLQQHLIGGEADKR
- a CDS encoding membrane dipeptidase, which encodes MLDRRNFLIQGALAGAGALAAGWGGPLRAAAPSQRWAPYDEAMVIDGCGFVGNNEPGAGPTLRPGAIEDVRASGLRVLHTTVGPVAQYENAFEATVRDIGNWEHEIAAHPDVFLAVRRGADLERARREKKAGVVYQFQDSAPIGESLERIDDYYHLGLRTVQLTYNVRNLAGDGCMEPGDAGLSKFGHSLVERLNERRILVDLAHSGRRTALEAIKASKSPVLISHTGCAALVERPRNKTDAELRAAADSGGVVGIYLMPFLRESGQPMAMDVIAHIEHALKICGEDHVGIGTDNFVSPVALTEKYKRDHAESIRERRRQGISAPGESETVYLYIPDLNTPRRFETLAAMLSARGHSDARIGKILGGNFARTMADVWG
- the dnaG gene encoding DNA primase, yielding MARIPDGFIDDLLARTDIVEVIGARVPLKRQGKEYSARCPFHDERSPSFWVSPTKQFYHCFGCGAHGTAISFLMNYDRLEFLDAVDELAKRVGVEVPRDTRARNENSDTQDLIHALEAAQRFFLRQYSTSGKAQGYLDNRGVSIDIRDRFGIGYAPDGFNGLRDALGTDDRRMKLLDRAGLLSKNDTGRVYDKFRDRVMFPIHDRRGRVIAFGGRVLDKEDGPKYLNSPETPLFHKGRELYGLWQVRQTHNKIPRLIVVEGYMDVIALFQHGVDTAVATLGTATTPDHAELLFRNAADVYFCFDGDRAGRGAAWKAVESVLPRMKDGRQAFFLFLPEGEDPDTLVRQEGADGFDRRLQEAMPLSQFLFDSLAADVNLQTLEGKGRLAERAKPLLAQIPDGAFSDLMKQRLTELTGVGARTASPQTHVPTQRASAAQRPAATPKRSLVRSAIALLLQKPSLAAALQPPYGFARLNQPGIDLLVEIVDVVQQRPEISTGALLEHFAEHTQIGALQKLASQSLPGNEEHLQREFLDAVGQLEKQTVVQRLDELQALQREGGLGDAEKRELLALLQMRAGLQRAT
- a CDS encoding YihY/virulence factor BrkB family protein; protein product: MPSNDSQRPDDALPASAASGSVVQSGAKPLPAAVPGSQSAAPDRDGERAADAAARNPAGTASAAAPASVTAEPNPGGDPDRSAAAELAHDAMQRIHSLQTRLEQSWPGKFVQRFVDYDILALAAALSFYTLLSLAPLVLMVLWLSTALYPSAQEEFFRQMGLLAGSEVENTARLIVANAQHRPGTGSMAALLGTLALLVGASAVFGQLQAALNRVFRSDAKRLGGLAAWLRKRLLSFGMVISVGFLLVVSMAAQAALQLLIAYVPDLLPVFAAGFSFVLYAAVFAAMYRWLPDRPVTRRRALFGGALTAGMFMLGRSAIGLYLGQASLGTAYGPAGGLVVMLVWMYYCAVVFLVGALITAMLDEHARVRRRLAEERAAAGLDAA
- a CDS encoding GatB/YqeY domain-containing protein; amino-acid sequence: MSLKQRLTDDMKAAMKSGDKHSLGVIRLINAAIKQKEVDERIELDDTAVIAVLDKMVKQRRDSITQYEAAKREDLAQIERDEMVVIDRYLPAKMGEAEILAVLEATIAEVGATGAADLGKLMGPLKAKLGGKADMGQVSALAKKRLAG
- the rpsU gene encoding 30S ribosomal protein S21 — encoded protein: MPSVKVRENEPFEFALRRFKRTCEKAGVLAETRKREFYEKPTQERKRKAAAAVKRQARRASRDVTKRQRLY